CCCCTCCATCAGACCCGCTTTCGCCGCGTCACAGTTATCGCTGATTTGGCTCATCACGACTCCGCCATCTTCTTGACTGACTCCGAACGCGCTGAACGCCTCGCCCTCGAGCGATTGAACTTTTGCGCCCAACCAAAAAACAGGCATCACACGGCTGGGTTGGCTGCGATCGGCTCGCGACGGGGGCGACGCTGCGTTGACTTCAAGGCTCGGAATGACCGGGGCCGCGGCGATCGCTTTGAGTGAGGGTTTCTTGACACCAAACTGGTCCATTGGGAAGTTCTTAAATCCGATCGCCAAAGCGGGTGAACCCTCCTGCACACGAAAGTCGCCTCGGAGGGGATCGACAAACACCGGGTCCGCGGCAATGGAGTTCACGTCCCAACCGAATTCTGCGTAGCGATCCTTTGCTTCGGCGTCGGTGGAATAGAAAAGGTTGCCATCAATGCGTTTTCCCTTGGCATTATCATTCGGCATCCGAGCGCCACGGGCGGCGGCCATGAACAAGTTGCCATACACTTCATCGCCGCTGTGGTTGTACCACACGTGCGGGTGAAAGCCGTTGTTGACGGTGATGTTGTTCCAAGCCCGGCGCCGGAACCCTTCACGCAGTTTTAGCCCGCCGGAGAGTAGCAAATTATTGTAGATGTCGTAGTTGGACGAACCATCGTCGAGGTCGATGTCCCAGCCATGATCGCATCGCCAGCGACTGTTGCGAATCACGGTTGTTTCAACCGCGTCGAGAAATGGCAGCGTCGGATCCTCGTCAATTGCCGTTTGGCTTGCGGATCGATCGCTGCGCCAATAGCGATCTCGCCCCCATGAATTGAACGAACCATGATCATGAGTTTCTTGCACGGTGTCGAACACATCACATCGTTCGATTAGGTGTCCGCCCCAAGCTCCATCACCGATGTTGATACCGGCACGGGCGCAATCGTAGATGGAACAATCGCGAACCGTGATCCGACGGGCCATCTCGATTTGGACGCCGGCAGGCTGCCGTTCCACGCGACCGATGCCGTGAATCAGACAGTCGGCGACCATCGAATCGGCGGGATAATTGTTGGTCTTGGGGCCCGGTGTGCGGTCAATCTTGGACAGATCGTTCTTTTCACCATATTGGAACAGGGGATCGCGCACGGCGTTGGGATCTCCGACAAAGCAGATGCCGCTGGCACCGGTATCGTGAATATGGCACCCCTTCACCAGCAGTCGCCGGTTGTAATTGCTGGCGAATATCGCGTTTCCCCCAACTTGATCAAACTCACAATCGAGCAGTTGAACGTTTTCCGTTCCTGTTAACAAAAACGCCCCGCCACGATAGATCGTCCAGTCGCTACGGAGCATGGGCTCCATCGTCAGCATGAACGTCCGTGCGGCATGGCGAATCACGAACCCGCTTAGCGTGATGAACTTGGCGGGATGCGGTTCGTCGCCGCGAAACTCGATCAAATGTCGCAGTCGCACGACCTCGACGGTTGCATTGGCCAAATCCGTGCCCGGCTCAGGCTGATAGTACAGCGTGTTGGCCTCGGCATGGTGATACCATTCGTTGGGCCCGTCGAGTTCTTCGAAAATGTTCTCGACCATACGGAACTCTTTGTGCATGCCCATTTGACGGTTGTTCTGCCAGCCGCCTTCATAGATCACTTCACCCTCATCGTTCTTGCCGGTGATGCGGTAGTGATATCCGCCCCATCGAGCGCGGTGCATGGCGTGGATGTATCCGCCTTGGGGATTCGCCCAATTGGCAGCCCGCTGTTGGGAAAACGCGTCGGCCGCAAAGCCCTGGTAGGCTTCCGTCTTCTTGGTTGCGTCGAAGTTTGGATAGCGAGCCATACGCTGGTTCTTGCCGTCCACGAACAGTTGGTCAATGACCAATCCCGGTTGGGTCTGGGCCATGAAGATGCCATCACGATACGGTTTCCAAGTCAATTCGAGTCTTGACCCACCGCTGAGGACCGCGCCGCCCTCGTTGTCCGCTTGGTAACGAACGGGAGCATCCGAGGAACCGGAATCGGCTTCTGTGAAGACGAGTGTCTCCGGCAAATAATAGACCCCATCGGCAACATGAACCGTCACGGGTTCGGTGCCAGCGTAGGATCGAGCCAGGGTTTGTACTCTTTTCAGCGAGGCAACCGGTGCCCTTTTCGTACCTCGATTCGAATCGTTTCCGGTCGGGCTGACGTAGAGGTCCATCGCGGCCGTCGCCCTCATGCCAAACGCGATCAGCAACAGCAAGGCGACAAGTGTTTTGCTTGAATTCATGGGTGGGGCTCTTAAGGTGTTGTCGCTTCTCGGCAAAGGACCGAAACGGCCTTTGCAATGTGCGCTGCGATGATCGCGTTTCCGGCGTTGCTAGGATGCACGCCATCGTTGCTAAGCCATTCCGGGTCATTCGTCAGCAGCGACTGTAGATCGACGAGAGGCACATCGCATTTTTTGGCGACGTCGGCTGCGGCGGCTTGATAGCGGGCGACTAACGCGGGCAAACCGCCGGACTGTTCGAAAGCGTTGCGATCGTGCCGGGTGAAATAGGGACCGGGATCAATTGGCGGCAGCGTGCACAGCACCACTTTGGATCCGGCACCACGGCAATCGTTGATGATCGCCGTCAAGTTATCCTTGTACTTGTCCACGGGGACGAATGCTCTTTCGCTGTCGATCCTCATATCATTCGTTCCAAACAAGATGACGACGACCTCGGGTGAGTGATCCAAGACGTCGCTTTGGACGCGCCGCAGCGCCTGCGAAGTCGTATTGCCTGCGACTCCCGCATTGATGCTGTCAACGTCCACCAGACCACTCAAAATCTTGGGATAGCCCCGCTTGGTAATGCTGTCTCCGAAACAAACGACCTTGGGTCGTGATCGTGCATCCCTCGTTTGCACGTTGCAAATCGCCTCGGCGTAGCGTTGGCCGAGCAGCAGTTGGCTCGGCGCGTCAAAATGGGTGCCTTCATCCCAAGTGGTTGTGTCGTCGGACGAAACGAATCCGACTCTGGGACCGCTGGTACCCACCGCCCGAATCGCGGCACGAACATTGTCGCGTTTACGGTTGTCGAAAACTTCGCCAACGATGACGGGCAAGTCGGCAACACCGAGGTCTTCACGAATACGGATGATCAATTGATCCAGTCGCTGCTGATAGTCTTTGACGCTGGATTTTGAATCGGATTCACCTTGATGCCACAACAAACCGCGCAGCGTGTAGGTTTCACCTCGCTGTGTGAGTTGATTGGTGGCCAACCGAATGGTCTCGATAAAATCCCGATAGCGAGGTCCCTGAGAGTCAGGATCCCCTTGGCTGCCTGGGTTCCAATCGGTTCGCAAGCTGGTGCCACCCTTGGAACCCTTGATCAACGCCAGTTTTTTTAGCGGCTGACCGTCCAACATGGCTCGGGCAAATCCAAGTTCCGGGCCGAAGGTTTGCGACGGCAAGGTCCCTTCGTATTTTGGCGGAATGCTGTATCCCGGGCCGAGCGGTTTCCAGCCCTCGCTCGTGTGCGGCAAGTTGCGATAGAAAATGATGGCGTGCTCAAACGGCTGACGCTGTTCCGCCGGCAAGTCGGATGCTTGTCCACGCCCGTCCATGTTCGACTGGCCCGCCAGCAAGTAGACATCGTAAGAGGCCGCCGCTGCGATGTTGCAGCCGAGCAGCAGCCCAGCCAGAGATACGTAGACCAACCATCGATTGCAAATCGAGCGTTGCCTTGTCAAGGTTCTAAGGCTGCTCGGAAAACAGAGGGCATCGCGACCTTTGAGGTACTCGGCTTTCGTTTTGATGAAGTCGCTCCTGGTCAATGTTTGCCCTTTTCTATCACAATATCCTCGACGTCATTCCTGGCGGCTGGACCGTCCGTGCTACGTCCACGATTCACATCCGATTCAAGCTGAGCCAGTAATCGCTTCGCCACCGCTGGCTCGGATGTGTACAAGTTGTTGGTTTCATGCGGGTCGATTTCCATATCATAAAGCTGAGCGATTGGGGCATCGTCAGCGACTTCGTTTTCTCTCGGTGAAGTCCAACCTCCTGACCCTTTTGCGAGTAACAATTTCCATTTGCCCTGCCGATAGGCAAAATAACCACCGATTGAATGGTGGATGACGCCTGCTCGTGTCGAGTCAATTTTCTTTCCTGACAACGCGGATAGAAAACTGACGCTATCTTCGCCAGCACCATTCGGTAACTCACTGCCCATCAGCTGAGCACACGTGGCCATCAAGTCAATTTGGCAGATCAATTGGTCAGACGATGTGCCCGGTTTCACCTTGGATGGCCATCGAACGATGAACGGAACGCGATGCCCGCCATCCCAAAGGTCTGCCTTCGAACCCCGAAAATGTGCACTCGGGAAGTGTCCTTTGGATTGCAGATCTTTGATACCCGCCGCTTTGGAACAGCCGTTGTCACTCGTCATGATCACGATGGTATTTTCGCTTAGGCCTGCTTGATCAATGGCGTTGACGATCTCGCCGACAACGGCATCGGTTTGCATCACGAAATCGCCGTACTTGCCCAACACGCTCTTTCCCTGCCAATCCTTCGACGGCAGAATCGGTGTGTGGGGTGACGTGAAGGGTACGTAAGCGAAGAACGGCGTTGAGTCCTTTTGTCGCTTGATGAACTCGACCGCTTTACGGCCGATCATGGGCAACACGTCGATCGCCTCGAAGTCCGGTTCGGCCGGGCCTTTGCGATTGAATGCCTTTGTTGCCGTGCCGCGTCCAACGAAACGGTCGTTTTCGATATAGATATACGGCGGCATATCCAACGAGGCGGAAATGCCAAAGAAGTAGTCGAATCCTCGCGTGACGGGGCCGTTGTGGATTTGCGAATCCCAATCAATGTTCTGGGGATTGTTGCCCTTCACGGGCGTGTCGTCGATCCGTGGCAAGTCCATCCCCAAGTGCCATTTGCCAATCCCTGCGGTTGTGTACCCGTGCTGTTTCAAATATCCAGCAACGGTCAATCGGTCCTCCGCAATCAAGGGAGCGTCAAAACCGTGCAACACCCCTTTTTGGAGCTGAGTTCGCCAGTTGTAGCGTCCGGTCAAAATGCCATAGCGTGTTGGCGTGCAAACCGACGAGCTTGTGTGAGCATCGGTAAACATCATCCCTTGTTCGGCCAACCGATCGATGTTGGGCGTTGCGATTTTGCATCGCGTTGGATTGAAGCAATGCACATCACCATAGCCAAGGTCGTCCGCAAGGATGAAGACGATGTTTGGCTTTTCCACGCTGGGTGTATCGGCGCCAACGACCGCCTCGCTATGCCACATTAGCGAGGAGGTGCACAACAGCAGCATCAAGAATCGCAGAAGCTGGCCAATACGGTGGTCGAACTTAATCATGGGAGTCTCTGCTTCGGGCGCGGTTTGGAACGTGGATCCGGTGTTGGGAAACCGGAGGGGTCAAAAGACTCGTTTGAAGTCAATCGACTTCAAGCTTGCCGATTCGAGGTCACCTTCGACGCATTTTACGAAAACGTTGTAGCGGCCCGGTTTGGGGAAATGGATCCATCCAATCGGAAACGCTTGATAGTTATGCGATGAATTCTGCTGATTTTGGATGGATTCGCCGCCTTCAATCGACACGCTCCAAACCAATCTTCCTTCGCCAGCGTACGTCAATTCGACATTGTAGTCGCCTGGTTCGAGCACATCGACTTCCCAGGATGCTTTGCCTCCTGCTTCCCATTGATGCACATGGGTGATTCCCTTCCATTCGCCGAACTTCTCCATCCACCGCTTCTCGGATTGTTCGGCGTCTTCGACGGTTGCGAATTCAGCCAAGATCTCGGTTTTGATGTCTGGATCCAACGTCCATGCCGGATCGACAACCGGCTCGGAAGCCAATTGCAATTCAATCACGGAAACCAACTCCTCTGGTGCCTGGGCAGGTACTTCCAGCACGACCCAGTCACCGGACTTGCTCCATGAAATGGGATCGTGTTCGTCGCCACGTAGCATCGTTGCGGATGTGATTTTGGTCTTCAAGTTCGGTAAATACAGTTGGCCGTTTCTTGGCCACTCAAAGACGCACAAAAACAGATTGTTGTCTTTGCGAGTCACGTCGCCCCAAGGTAAGGCGTGTTGCCAGGGTGAAGCCTGCGCTGCGTAGACCACTTGTGGGTATCGCTGAATCCAATGGCCGGAATGACGGAGCGTTTCCTTCGCACGCTCGGGTACCGCGCCGTCGCCACGTGGGCCGATGTTCAACATGTACGTTCCACCTCGGCCAACGCACGCGATCAGTCGCTTGAGGATTTCTTTGGGTGATTTCCAATATTCGTCGTACCAGGCATAGGCCCAGGAATCGTTCGTTGTATCGACGCTTTCCCACAAGCCTTCGATGTTGTGACGCGGGACTTCCATGTCTCCGAGCGTTTGATAATCGCCAAGTCCATGCCCCGCGCGACCGGAAACCATCGCGTGGGGTTGGTTCTTGTGGACGACATCGACCAATTGTTCGACGTAGTGCTTGGGCATCTTTCCAGGCGTGTCAAACCAAACGATTTCGATCGGGCCGTACTCGGTCGTGATCTCTTTGACTTGCGGCAAGCACTTCTTGACAAAGTAGTCGTCGAAGGTGGCTCGTTTGCCTTGTTCGTCAACGCCAGGGCCATTTCCGCCACCGGGGAACGTCCAGTCTTGGTTGTGTGAGTAGTAGAAGCCAAAACCTAAGCCGGCCTCACGACATGCCGTGGCCAGTTCCTTCATCGGATCTTTGTTCCAAGGTGTTGCGTCAACAATGTTGAAGTCGCAGGCTTTCGAGTGATACATCGCGAACCCATCGTGGTGTTTCGCTGTGATCACGATGTATTTCATGCCGGCATCTTTGGCAAGTTGTGCGATCTGCTTGGCGTCAAAATCCACTGGGTGAAAGGTTCCCGCCAGCCGTTTGTATTCGGGGATGGGGATGTCGGCCATGCGTTTGTTCATAATCCACTCGCCAATGCCGTAGTAGGTCTTGCCATCGACCTTGTTCCCCAACTGGGAATACAGTCCCCAGTGAATGAACATGGCATAGTTCCCCTCATCGAACAGCTGGCCACGTTCCGCGTTTTCCGCACGTAGCTTGACGACGTTCTCGCCCCATAGCTTGTCCATCGACTGGGAGCGATCGGTTGCGCTGTCTTGTGAAAAAACGTGCACCGGTTGCACCGTGAGCATGGCTATCAAGCCAAGAAAAGATAAAGTGAGTTTAAACATCGTGAAGCTTCTCGGAGGGGAGTGGATTTGTTTCGCGGAGTGTTAGTTCCGTCCGTAGAGTGGGCCGAAGTTTTCGCAGGCACGAAAGTCCGCCGCTTCCAAGTTGTCGGTTCCAAAGGCGTTCCAAGCACTTGGGCGGAACACGCGATCTTCCGCGACATTGTGCATGTAGACGGGAATCCGAAGCATCGAGGCCAAGGAAATGAATAGGTGGCCGACGTGCCCGGCGGTCATCACACAGTGGTTCGCACCCCAGTGATTCATCACTTCGTACGTCGAGGTGAACGCGCCACGTCCGGTTACCGTTGGAGCAAACCATGTTGTCGGCCAGGTCGGGTTGGTACGCTGGTCCAAAGTATCATGAACCTTTTGCGGCAGCTCAACGGTGTGGCCTTCGGCGATCTGGATTGCGGGGCCCAACCCGGCGACCAGGTTGATCCGCGTCATGGTCGCGGGCATGCCGCCCAACGTGCTGAAGCGAGAGCTTAGGCCGCCGCCTGGGAAATATTCCGTGATCGAGGGATGCCAAGTGGTCGCCTTCAAACATTCGTGGACTTCTTGATCGCTGATTTCCCAGAATGGCTTCATCGTGGGCCGACCGTCGGCGTCGGATTGTCGGCCGGTGCCGTCGAGTGTGGCGGGACCCGAATTGATCAGGTGCAATAACCCGTCGGAGGCAGCACCCTCGAGCTTGTACCCGTCACAAGCCGAGGCCACAGCATCCGGACTCCAGTAGGTCCGGAGATCGGCAAACACTTGCGCCGTGTTCGTCAGCAAATGGCCAAACAACATCGTCGCTGCATTGAGTGCGTCGTTCTCGGTTGCGACAATGTACGGAGCGCGTTTTCCGTTCCAGTCGAACGACGTATTTAAAATCGCTTCGAGGAAATCCCCATTGGGGAAATGATCCGTCCATTGGCGTTGGCCTTGAAATCCCGACGCGATCGCCTGGTGACCATGGGCCTGTTCTTGAAGGCCCATCTCGGCCAGTTTCGGATTGCCGACCATTAAGTCGCGGGCAATTAACGTCATCTTCACACAGTCGGACCATTCCTTGTCGAGTGTTTCGCGAGATCGTTTCTGGTCCTCGCTGTTGTAATCGTCTCCTTCGGGACAGTTTTCGCGGACCCAATCGAGTGCCTTCTCATACTCGGCTTGGTCGAATTGGCCCTTGTTCATTCGGCCAATGAACTCGCTCATGTCGATATCCTCGACACGCATTCCAAGCCACTTTTCCCAGAAGTTGTAATCGACCATCGAACCAGCAATGCCCATCGACGTGCCTCCCATCGACAGGTACGCCTTGCCCTTCATCAGAGCCGCGGCCAAACCGCAGCGGGTGAAGTCCAGGATTTTCGCTTGGACGTCGGCGGGCATGTTGGCGTCACCGGCGTCCTGCACATCGCGTCCGTAGATGCCGAATGCGGGGATGCCTTTTTGAGTATGACCGGCAAGAACGGCGGCCAAGTAAACCGCTCCGGGACGTTCGGTGCCGTTGAAGCCAAAGACGGCTTTGGGACGCAACGGATCCATGTCCATAGTTTCCGATCCATAGCACCAACATGGCGTTACCGTCAAGGAAACCCCAACGTTCTCGCGACGAAATTGGTCGTCACATGCCGCTGCTTCCGCCACACCACCGATACAGGTGTCTGCGATCACGCACTCGGCCGGGGCACCGTTTGGGTAGCGAATGTTGCTCGAGATCAACTCGGCAACACGCTTGGCCAAGTTCATCGTTTGCTCTTCCAACGATTCGCGAACACCACCCAGTCGACCATCGATGGTGGGACGGATGCCGACTCGAGGCAGGTCGCCTTGAAAGACGGTGGGAGAGGATGGGTTGGCGTTCATGAAAGGAGTCCTCGTTGAAGGGGAAGCGGTAAATGGGAAGTTGAGTGTTGTGATCCTTTTGGGGCACAACGACGGTCCAAACCCGGCAGGTCATCCCCGCCGGTGGCCTCGCGCCGTGACGGATCCAAAAAAATGGATTTCCTAAGCTGAAGCACACGAAATAGGGTCTTGGACGCGAATCTGGAATCGTATTATAGAGTTAAGGGAATAATATGCGACACGTCGCAACGCCATGGGTTATGATTTATCCGGAATGACAACGGTAGACGAGAATAATATGCGACATGGAGATGTGGATTTGCGACATGTTGCAGGAGGTCGCGTCGTGCGATGAGACAGAAATCACGTCCTCGAATTGCGTTGCTGGTGGAGGCGTCGCGTGCCTACGGGCGTGAGTTGTTGCGTGGCGTTTCGCTGTACGCACGCACTCAAGCGGATTGGTCCCTCTTGCATCAAGAGATGACGCTCGATTCTGAAATGCCCGAGTGGATGAGTAACACTCGGATCGATGGTGTGATCGCGCGGGTCGACACTCACACGGTGAAACCACTGCGTGCCTTGGGGGTGCCGATTGTCGACGTGCGTTGCAACCGAAAGTTTTCCGGCATTCCTCAAGTCGAGACCGACAATCAGCAAGTGGCCGAGCTCGCGTTTGAACATCTGTGGGAGCGTGGCTTTCGCCGTTTTGCTTTCTGTGGCTTTCGCTTCGCTTCGTACTCCGATGCGCGACTGCACCACTTTCGAAAATGCGTGACCAAAGCAAACGGTGAGCTTTCCGTCTATGAAACCCCGGGTAAACCGAACGACACGTTAACGGCGATCGAAAAGGCGGGAATGGTTGACTTCAAGCCTTTGTCGGAGTGGCTTTTGTCGCTGAAGCGTCCAACAGGCCTCTTTGCGTGCAATGATATTCGCGGACAACAGGTTGTGAATGCGTGTCGTACTTTAGAGATGGCGGTTCCCGACGACATTGGCATCATCGGTGTCGACGATGATGACGCGATCTGTTTGCTATGTGATCCGACACTTTCGAGTGTGCGGCCCAACGCAGAGCGTGTCGGGTTTCGTGCGGCGGAGATTTTGAATCAGATGTTGGTGGGGACACTCCCCACGGAAGAAATCGAATACGTACCTCCCCAATCGGTATGCGAACGACTTTCGACTCAAGTCGTTGCCGTCGAGGATGTCGAACTTGCGAGGGTTTGTCGATTCATTCGCCAACATGCCTGTGATGGGATCAATGTTAATGATGTTTGCGAATTCACTTCGCTATCGCGTCGTCAGCTTGAACGTCGATTTCGAGAGGAGCTTGGTCGTACACCCCACGAGCAGATCACAGCGACGCAAATCGAGCGTGTCAAGCAATTGCTTCGCGAGACCGACATGACCTTAGAGCAAATCACACCCAAGGCGGGCTATAGCCACAAAGAACGACTCAGCGCCGTGTTCAAGCGAGAAACCGGCGAACCCCCCGGCGAATATCGCCGCACCAAGAGAGGCTAGCCCGGGCGATTCGTTGGAGTGGTAGGCTATCGCCGATTGCGTGCTGGATGCTTGCTATTTGCGGCTGGGCTGTCGATAATCATTCGTCTCGGTTGCTGAGTCGGTTGAATGGGCTACCGTGATATCGGCTTGATTGGCTTGAACGAATTTCCGTTAACCATCGCGAGAGTTTCCTTGAAAAACAACTACTTTTTCCTGTTCATCCTGTCTGTTCTGTTTGTCACGCCCGCGATTGCGGAACAAAGTCCTAACATCGTTTTGATCCTGTCCGATGATCAATCTTGGACGGACTATGGGTTCATGGGGCACGAAGCGATTCAGACGCCAAATCTTGACCGACTGGCTCGCGAAAGCGCGGTCTTTCGCCGCGGGTACGTTCCCACGGCGCTGTGTCGTCCATCGTTGACGACGCTGATTACGGGGCTGTATTCTCATCAAAGCCTGATCACGGGCAATGACCCGGCGAATACACCTGAAAATCGAGCTCATGCATCACGCACCGGCAAGGACGCTCGCGAGTTACTGATCTCCAACGTTGACAATCATCCTACGGTGCCGCGTTGGTTGGCGGATCGTGACTACCTAAGTTTTCAAAGTGGTAAATGGTGGGAAGGCAGCTACGCCCGTGGCGGATTTACACACGGGATGACACGAGGGTATCCCGAGAACGGAGGCAGGCATGGTGATGATGGGTTGAAGATTGGTCGAGAAGGGATGCAACCGGTCAACGATTTTATTGATACGGCGGTCGATGCGAATAAGCCGTTCTTTTTGTGGTACGCCCCGTTCCTACCTCACACACCCCATAATCCGCCAGAACGAATTCTCGCAAAGTATCAAAAGGAAGGACGCCCGAAAACGATCGCAACGTACTATGCGATGTGTGATTGGTTTGACGAAACATGTGGCCAGTTGCTTGATCGGCTCGACGAGAAAGGAATTGCTGACAACACGCTGGTGATTTATGTCACCGACAACGGCTGGATACAGGATCCGAACAGCGGTGGTTATACGGTGCGTTCGAAACGGAGCCCGTACGAAGGCGGCACGCGAACACCGATTATGTTTCGCTGGCCTGCGAAGGTCCGACCAACGGAACGGCCGGAATTGTGCAGCAGTATCGATATCGTGCCTACGATCCTTGCCGCGGCTGGGGTGGAAGTTGCCGAAAACCTACCTGGGCTCAATCTGTTGCCTCATTTGCAAGAAGGGACACCGATCGAACGTGATGCTGTTTTTGGCGAATCCTTCGCGCATGACATTGCCGACATCCAAAAACCGCAGGCCTCGTTGCTCTATCGTTGGGTGATTCGCGGAGACGACAAATTGCTACTCACTTACGATGGCCAACCGGGAAAGATGAAGTTCCCCCCGCAAGGTGGCGAGCCGCAATTGTTCGACTTGAGAGCGGATCCGCATGAAGAGGTTAATTTGGCGTCGCAGCGACCCGAGTTGGTGAAAGAACTTAGCCAACGGCTGACGGATTGGTACCCGGTGACCGAGCGATCCGTGAACGCGGTGGCACCCCGCCGTCAAAACGCCCAATAACATAGATTGGACGCCGACTGCGCGTGTACAGGGCACCGTCTCGTTCTGGTGGTGTTAGTGCCGTGGCAGATCACTCAAATCGATCTGTGGTTTTTGTGTTGGCGTGGATTCACGTAGGAAGAACTGGTCGAGCGCAACTTGGTCAGCAAAGAAACCGCAGTGCCGAAGGAAGAAATGGTCTTCTTCGCTTCCGCCTGCGAAATCGAGCCGGTGTTGGCCTCGTGCGGTGGCGTCGCCCGTAAACCTTGCTCGCGTGATTTCATGCCACGCGCCTTCCGTATCGCAAACCCACTGATTTCCGTAGTGCGCTGACCGCGAGAGGTGGCCGTCGTTCGGGGAGAAATTCTCCAGAAAGGAATGGAATCCGGTCAGATGCTTGTCCGTTTTTGGACGCAGGAAACTGGCAATCAATCGCCATTCCTTCAATTTTTTGTCGCCAAACCATGACGTGTACTGCGTGTTCCCCTGCCCGTCCGGTTTGACTTCCGTCAAGAAACGGTAGGTCACTCCCGCCTTCCACGGGTAGACCAAATAGCTTTGGCCGCCGGAACCTTCGTTTCCAAAATCTTGTGCATGCACGCCCTTGCCCTTGGCTGGTGTGGTCACGCGGTCTTCTGATGGAATCTCCGCTGGATTGTCCGTGCGAAACGGACTCCATACCGAAAACAAGACACGACGTTCGGTGTCGCTGTTGACTTGAATGCCAAAGTAGCCTTCACCAAAACCGTTAGCCATAAAGTAAGCGCCCCTCCGATCTTGCCCG
This window of the Novipirellula artificiosorum genome carries:
- a CDS encoding sulfatase family protein — encoded protein: MIKFDHRIGQLLRFLMLLLCTSSLMWHSEAVVGADTPSVEKPNIVFILADDLGYGDVHCFNPTRCKIATPNIDRLAEQGMMFTDAHTSSSVCTPTRYGILTGRYNWRTQLQKGVLHGFDAPLIAEDRLTVAGYLKQHGYTTAGIGKWHLGMDLPRIDDTPVKGNNPQNIDWDSQIHNGPVTRGFDYFFGISASLDMPPYIYIENDRFVGRGTATKAFNRKGPAEPDFEAIDVLPMIGRKAVEFIKRQKDSTPFFAYVPFTSPHTPILPSKDWQGKSVLGKYGDFVMQTDAVVGEIVNAIDQAGLSENTIVIMTSDNGCSKAAGIKDLQSKGHFPSAHFRGSKADLWDGGHRVPFIVRWPSKVKPGTSSDQLICQIDLMATCAQLMGSELPNGAGEDSVSFLSALSGKKIDSTRAGVIHHSIGGYFAYRQGKWKLLLAKGSGGWTSPRENEVADDAPIAQLYDMEIDPHETNNLYTSEPAVAKRLLAQLESDVNRGRSTDGPAARNDVEDIVIEKGKH
- a CDS encoding sialate O-acetylesterase, producing MTRQRSICNRWLVYVSLAGLLLGCNIAAAASYDVYLLAGQSNMDGRGQASDLPAEQRQPFEHAIIFYRNLPHTSEGWKPLGPGYSIPPKYEGTLPSQTFGPELGFARAMLDGQPLKKLALIKGSKGGTSLRTDWNPGSQGDPDSQGPRYRDFIETIRLATNQLTQRGETYTLRGLLWHQGESDSKSSVKDYQQRLDQLIIRIREDLGVADLPVIVGEVFDNRKRDNVRAAIRAVGTSGPRVGFVSSDDTTTWDEGTHFDAPSQLLLGQRYAEAICNVQTRDARSRPKVVCFGDSITKRGYPKILSGLVDVDSINAGVAGNTTSQALRRVQSDVLDHSPEVVVILFGTNDMRIDSERAFVPVDKYKDNLTAIINDCRGAGSKVVLCTLPPIDPGPYFTRHDRNAFEQSGGLPALVARYQAAAADVAKKCDVPLVDLQSLLTNDPEWLSNDGVHPSNAGNAIIAAHIAKAVSVLCREATTP
- a CDS encoding right-handed parallel beta-helix repeat-containing protein; translation: MNSSKTLVALLLLIAFGMRATAAMDLYVSPTGNDSNRGTKRAPVASLKRVQTLARSYAGTEPVTVHVADGVYYLPETLVFTEADSGSSDAPVRYQADNEGGAVLSGGSRLELTWKPYRDGIFMAQTQPGLVIDQLFVDGKNQRMARYPNFDATKKTEAYQGFAADAFSQQRAANWANPQGGYIHAMHRARWGGYHYRITGKNDEGEVIYEGGWQNNRQMGMHKEFRMVENIFEELDGPNEWYHHAEANTLYYQPEPGTDLANATVEVVRLRHLIEFRGDEPHPAKFITLSGFVIRHAARTFMLTMEPMLRSDWTIYRGGAFLLTGTENVQLLDCEFDQVGGNAIFASNYNRRLLVKGCHIHDTGASGICFVGDPNAVRDPLFQYGEKNDLSKIDRTPGPKTNNYPADSMVADCLIHGIGRVERQPAGVQIEMARRITVRDCSIYDCARAGINIGDGAWGGHLIERCDVFDTVQETHDHGSFNSWGRDRYWRSDRSASQTAIDEDPTLPFLDAVETTVIRNSRWRCDHGWDIDLDDGSSNYDIYNNLLLSGGLKLREGFRRRAWNNITVNNGFHPHVWYNHSGDEVYGNLFMAAARGARMPNDNAKGKRIDGNLFYSTDAEAKDRYAEFGWDVNSIAADPVFVDPLRGDFRVQEGSPALAIGFKNFPMDQFGVKKPSLKAIAAAPVIPSLEVNAASPPSRADRSQPSRVMPVFWLGAKVQSLEGEAFSAFGVSQEDGGVVMSQISDNCDAAKAGLMEGDLVQAINAATVKTVEDLLKTVCGVADEPLTVRVIRNQQPIEVKLTVGAYWVVETAEQGDAFSKIPLPKQPAGTINANQLPKDEPLETLVDGHLDEGYGPVFANQVDTGIYRLDLGQPKAVSMISTWSTNKNLNRGPQKMTLYGSHATKDPGWDLQDRSQFVPLASIDTSSRKTNSYNATSLRARPGQSLGTFRWIVWQVSPVTRIGENTAFQELHVE
- a CDS encoding alpha-L-fucosidase; its protein translation is MFKLTLSFLGLIAMLTVQPVHVFSQDSATDRSQSMDKLWGENVVKLRAENAERGQLFDEGNYAMFIHWGLYSQLGNKVDGKTYYGIGEWIMNKRMADIPIPEYKRLAGTFHPVDFDAKQIAQLAKDAGMKYIVITAKHHDGFAMYHSKACDFNIVDATPWNKDPMKELATACREAGLGFGFYYSHNQDWTFPGGGNGPGVDEQGKRATFDDYFVKKCLPQVKEITTEYGPIEIVWFDTPGKMPKHYVEQLVDVVHKNQPHAMVSGRAGHGLGDYQTLGDMEVPRHNIEGLWESVDTTNDSWAYAWYDEYWKSPKEILKRLIACVGRGGTYMLNIGPRGDGAVPERAKETLRHSGHWIQRYPQVVYAAQASPWQHALPWGDVTRKDNNLFLCVFEWPRNGQLYLPNLKTKITSATMLRGDEHDPISWSKSGDWVVLEVPAQAPEELVSVIELQLASEPVVDPAWTLDPDIKTEILAEFATVEDAEQSEKRWMEKFGEWKGITHVHQWEAGGKASWEVDVLEPGDYNVELTYAGEGRLVWSVSIEGGESIQNQQNSSHNYQAFPIGWIHFPKPGRYNVFVKCVEGDLESASLKSIDFKRVF